In Canis aureus isolate CA01 chromosome 25, VMU_Caureus_v.1.0, whole genome shotgun sequence, the genomic window GCTCCGGAGCACAGGTGATACCTGGGAGCAGCCCCTCCCTCCCGCTGGGGGAGAGGGGACTCCCCTGGCCCACggggcccctccctctcctcctggggcAATGGGGCAGGAGTGTCTGTGGAGCTCAGGAGCCAGCCCAACTGGGAAAAGATAAAAAGCCCATCAGAGGCGCAGCAGCTCACCGCACCCCGTCTCCGCTCTCTGCACCTGCACCCCGGCCCCCCGACGGCCATGAGGTCCTCCGTGTCTCGGCAGACGTACTCTACCAGAGGGGGCTTTAGCTCCAACTCTGCGAGTGCGGGAGGCGGGTCCCGGGCCCGCAGCAGCTTCAGCTCTGTGACGGTGTCCCGGAGCAGTGGCAGTGGTGGGGGGACCCGCTGTGGCCCCGGCAAGGGTGGCTTTGGCAGCCGAAGCCTCTATAACCTGGGAGGCAGCAAGAGCATCTcggtcagtgtggctggaggggCCTCCTCAGGGCGGGCCCTGGGAGGCTTCGGCTTTGGCAGTGGGGCCTTTGCAGGCCTGGGGGCCGGCAGGCAGGTGTTCGGGCCCGCCTGTCCTCCTGGAGGCATCCAGGAGGTCACCGTCAACCAGAGCCTGCTGACCCCCCTCAACGTGGAGATAGACCCCGAGATCCAGAGGGTGCGCACCCAGGAGCGGGAGCAGATCAAGACCCTCAACAACAAGTTTGCCTCCTTCATCGACAAGGTGAGCCGGGGTGGAaggaggcggggaggggcccTTGGAGTGGAAGCAAGGCCCCTAAGAGGTTGGGGGCCGGGCGGAGGCTGTTGCAGCCCGTGTCCACTGTGGCAGGGCTTGACCAGGTGACTGTTGGAGCTCCCTGGCCTGGCGACAGTCTTCTGGGTCTTACCGTCCTTGCTCCGGTGAATCTCGGTTCTGCTCATGAGGCCTGATGCCAAGCCTGCCTCGACTGTGTTGTGCCTCCCCCTTGGCCGTCGCTAGCATGGTCACACGGCAGCCTGCCGCACAATTAAGGAGTGGACCCTCCTCACCCTTCCTCTTAACAGGATGGTCCTTGGTGCCGCTTGTCATGTCACAGCTGGGGAAACCGGCTCAAACATCTACCGGGTTATCCCAGGAGCCCCATCTCCTCCCTGTGCTCTCCGTTTTGAAGGAGGCCTGAGGACAAAGATGTGATCAGGACACGACAGAGGGTGTTGGCCCAGGAGAAGTTACCGTTTTGCTTCTCTTATCCCTCCCTGCTATTCTGGTCGGGAAGCTCAGTTTGGGATGGACAGTGGCGAGGGTGGTCTCCTGGGGGTATAGTCTGGTGCATCCCGGACGGGGAGCATGCTGGCTCCTTCCCTGGGCTCCGGGCCGACTGGGTGGCTCTTGTGCTGCTCTCTGGCACTTCCAGGTCCATTTTGCTGCATTGTCTACCTCTGCCCCAAATCCCCAGGTAAGGGGACTGTGATGGGGAAAATCCTGGTGGGTAACCGTATCTTAGTTCAGTGGTCTGGGGGTTCCCAAAGAATATCCTCTTTCTGAACCCACAGCATCCCATGAGGAATCAGAATAGGTGATACTGTGTCCattttgaagaagagaaaacagaggtcTAGAGAGGGCAAGAGATTTGCCCAGGATCCTACAGGCActtggaggcagaggtgggcctggaaCCCAGGTTCATGGGCCCCAGGGTCCTTGGCATTAAGAGGTCCGGTCGCTGCTCGTGGCAGGGGCACCTGTTTCACGGTTCCCAGGCCACGTGACTTTGGGCCTGGGGTGCTGTGGGGGTGGGATCTGCAGGAACCAGATGGCAGAAGGTGAAGCAAGCtgttccctccaccccctcacctTCTCCCCTAGTGACTTTTGGTTCCCTGTGGAATTGCCCCAGAGGTCAGACAAGCAGAAACCCGTCTCAGGCGCTCAGCAACATGTGGGGGTCCGCGAGGCTGACCCGGTCCGGTGTCTGTGCCTAGGCAGAGACTCCCCCAGGGGACCTATGAAGCCCAGGCCGTGAGCCCCCTTTTAAGTCTTTCCAGATAGGGCTGGGcatctatatttaaattttttttaaaaaaggttaaattTACAGAAGAGTTGTCAGAACAGTACaatatattcctatatatttttttcacccAGATGCAccacatttaaaatttcaatgtaatttattttaatttcatttaattttagttCCAATACAGTCTTATATATTTTAGGTTCCGGTGTATACCAtggtgattcaacagttccatacatcaGCCGGGGCTCGTCGCAAGAGCCCTCCTCAATCCCCGTCCCCTATTTctcccacccgcctcccctccagTAGCCAGCGGTGTGTTCTCCAGAGTTACGAACcggtttcttggtttgtctcttcctccctttctttttctctccgcGTGTCTGTCTCTTCAATTCCACATTTGCGTGAAATCCTGTGGTAtcggtctttctctgactgacttaatttCGCTTTACattcaccaattaaaaaaaaagaaaaagactcaccaatttttacattttgtcacatttgctttctccttccctgtgtgtgtgtacgtacacGTGTACATGTTCGAGTACCTCTGCACACATACACTAGATGTGCACCTGCATTTTTAGCACTTGACTTTGATGTAGAATTAGGGTTCAGAAATATTGATCTAGTCTGGTTTACCCCGGACGAGTGGGAaaaggagacccagagagaagtaACTTGACTGTCACCAAGGAGCAAATGACTGAGCCAGGGTTTTATGGTTTATTAACTCTTTAGAGTCCTTGTCATTGGATTGGACCGTCTTTTCCAGCAAAGACTGTTCCCGCAGGGACACCTCCCCTCAGCAATGCATTGACCCTGCACTGGCCCTGTGATGTCCTGGTTGGGGGCTGGTGGTGATGATGGGCCCAGTCCTGGGTCcctcctggggcagagggagggcaccAACCCACCACCCTTCTTGCTCTGGTTTAGGTACGTTTCCTGGAGCAGCAGAATAAGGTGCTGGAGACCAAATGGGCCCTGCTGCAGGAGCAGGGCCAGAACTCTGGTGTCACCAGGAACAACCTGGAACCTCTCTTTGAGAACTACTTGGGCAACCTGCGGAGGCAGCTGGACAACCTCCAGAGCGATCGGGGGAGGCTGGACTCAGAGCTGAGGAATGTGCAGGATGTCCTTGAGGACTTCAAGAGCAAGTGAGGAGGACTGGACAGGCTGGGGCCatgtgggggtagggaggggacAGCGTGGGAAATATCCCCAGAGAGTCACCCCATTCCCAGGCTCCTAGGGCCTACCTGGGGAAGTGCGCAGACTGAGCTGCTTTCCTCGGGTGTCCAGGCCCTCGACTCATTGCCTCCTGGAGAATTGTCCCACTTATTTGCACACTGTTCATAATTTGAAAAACCCTAAGGTAGGGATAATAGTATAAGGGATCTTTATGTTCTTATCACTCAGCTTTAATAATTATTAACTTATAGCCAGTCTTGTTTCATCTATACGCCTATTTGACTTTTCTCCTCCCTTATGTCTTGAAGCAAATCCCAGCCATCGTGTGATTTCATTCTCAGATATTTACTGGGTATATTCATGTGGCTTATCTGCATAGCTCGACTTAATCAAATATAAACACTACACCATAACCAcatctcagacttttttttttttttacatctcagACTTTTAAAACAGTAATTCCTCAATATCATCGACTATCCATTCATTCTGAATTTTCAATTGTCCCATAAATGTCATGagtttaaaaattgtttgaatCAAGATCCaaataaaggtcatatattaTGATGAGTTGATacgtatatttataattttagggTATAATCTTTCATAACTTTTCCGATAACTCGATCCTGGTGATTTCTAACCTTTAAAATCTCAGCAAAAGTGGTTGGAGAGAAGTAAACTGTTGTAAATGACGTCCTACCTGTTGAAAGTGAACGCAAAGATAAACCACTGTTGACACATCTTTGCCTGTTCCTATAAAGCCTCCAAAGGGCCCCGATCCAAAGAGACAGCTGCTCTGTGCCATATTATTGTACAAAATCTGTGCCCGTTTCCTCAAAGCGGGTGGGCAGGAATATGTAACAACTGCCCCCCAAGCCTCTTCACTGGGCGCCTGCATTACAAACCTACTTCTCAGAGGTGTTCTTAGATAGTGTGGGACCCAATGGGGCTTAAAGCCAAGTGGGTTAAATGTCTTAAAAGGCAGAACAAGGCTGAGCCTGGCCTACGTCTTCCCGTATAACAGGTACGAGGATGAAATCAATAAGCGCACTGCAGCGGAGAATGAGTTTGTGCTGCTCAAGAAGGTGAGCaggggagcgggcgggggggtggggggagtggttCTCGGGCTCACCGGGGTGCTGCGCTGACTCAGAGGGAGGCGACAGCCCCGGGGCTGAGGCGTCTGCCCTGCTGTCTCTCTTTCCCCCAGGATGTGGATGCTGCATATATGAGCCGAATGGATCTGCAGGGCAAAGCGAGCACCTTGACTGAGGAGCTCGACTTCCTGAATCATCTCTATGAAATGGTGAGATGGCCAATGGACAGGGACAATTACATTTCCCTATAGCCCTGGGGAGTCCCCCTGGAGGTCTGATCTGAATTCACCAATGCagtttgtttttttgaaattattttaaaaatattttatttatttgagagagagagagagagagagatagagagattgagagcaaaagcagggggagcggatgcagagggagaagcaggctccccactgagcaaggagccccatgcggggctagatcccaggaccctgagatcatgacctgagctgaaggcagatgcttaaccaccagGCGGTCCTTCACCAATGcaatttaattgaaaaaagatAGAACCCGGACCTTTCATTAATACCACCTTCCATGTATTAGGTGCTAAGGGTGGGCCAGACACTGGGCCAAGTTTTACATAATCCTCTCAACAAAGCCACAGTATAGGTACTtattgtctctattttattttatttaattaattaattaatttgtttgcttgtttaaaaaaattttttttattgtctctatTTTATAGTCAGGGACACCTGAGTTGATCCCTGACTCAGCATCCTGGATTGGGACTTGGTAGGGGCGTCACGGCCCACCTTCCCCTCCATGCTGGAGCCCTTCTCTAACATCACTGATAGGAGTCACGGGGCCTCGGATTGGATCCTCCTGGGGGCCGGGAGCTCATATTTTTTACAGCAGGCGTTTCCACTATTGACCACATTAGACCACTAACTTCAATCTTCCCGTGACTTCTGCTCTTGATTGGCCCTGATTCTGCCTCCAGGCAACGAACGCAATTGTCTTCCGTGTGGCATATGTCTTTCACATGGCGACCTTTTAGAGGTCAAGAGGCTTCAGGAACTGACATCTGAGGAAGTTGAGGAAATGGTGTTCTTAGCCCAGACTTTGGAGAAcagcaggggaaggagggaggctaCAGACTTGCATTCGTGCTGCCTAATGTTGCACTAGTTTGTCATCTTTAGAAGCCATTTCACAATATTTGCTCCTTAAAAAACCCTCCCGGAGTTTTTCACACAAAAGTTTTCAAGCCATGCACGTATCcatttattttcaactttctgtttTTGGGTGGTTGAATTTTGGAAACCAAATGCAAGAGTTAATGAGCCCTGATTTTCCCGTGAAATGTTACTGTGGTTTCATCCCATCATCCAGGTAACTGTGGGCACTTTGAAACTCGATGTCTCCTATCTATGTGTTGGAGAGACCCAACTGGGTAATgggatatatttgatatattcatGATGCCCCAGCTTGGGGTTCTCTGCACACCTGGTAAACTTTCCACGTAGCGTGAGAGTTCATTTCAGGGTATGTGACCAGTAAGCACGTTAAAGCCAGCATGGCCAAGACCTAAGTCTTAGTGCAGGAGCGAGGTCTTCCATGGTACCTTTCCCCCAGGCTGACCTCACTCCACAATCAATAATTTGTGGTTCAAGTGGCTCAGCTACTTTAAACACGAGTTGACCATATCATCATCTGGTCCGCATCTTTTCTTGCGTTCAAGAATGCCATGGAAGCCTTGGTCATGTGATGTCTGTGATGGTCCGAGCATTTTAGTAATACAACCATAGGGGGAAATGAAATCCATTTGGCTTGGTCTTTCCTTAGGGAAGTCTTACTGGTTCCAACCCTCTTACATTTTGTGATTCTAGAGGCCCATAGGAGGTCGACGGCAAGTCTAATCTGAGAAAGTGTAAATATCATCCCCTTGACAATGAGGACATTTGCTGTATCTGGGGTTCTggaatctttcctcttctccacatTTCTTATGGGTCTCTGGGAGTATTCATCCCCTTGGCAATCCCAAGGCCTTCTAGGATGAGTTCCTTTGGCCTGGACCCTTGACGTCCCCAACAAGGCCAAGGCCTCTCATACTTTCCGTGTCTGTCTTGGCTTTCCATTtctcctccagcatcctgccCTTTCTAGTCTGAGACTGTTCTCCTTGATGGGAAACAGCTAGTGAATGGTGGGCTGGGGACTTGAACTTCGCTTTGCCTGTCTCCAGAGCTCATGCCTTTTCATGAAACCATGAACATTTCAGCAATTGGATGTTAGCTCCTTCCTCTCCACGCATCCCACCTTGTAAAAGACAATGTAACTTAGTAAATCTAAATCTATGTTAGTATGGGGAGCAGGTCCGGCTTTGGTagctctctttttcttgatttctgtctcttttttaagTCTATGTCACCTCAGTTTCTGGTGTCAGACGCTCTAGGCTTGAGCCTGGGGTCCCCGCTTATTAGTCTGCGATTCGGAGCAGGTTACCCTTTGCGCCATTGGAAAGTACAAGTACCGAGTTGGCGCCTGTCAGGGACGGCACCTGCCCACAGCGTCTGCCCAGAGGAAGGGCTCAGCCAGGGAGAGCTGCTGTTACGATGCCGGCTCTATCTGTTAGAATCCCACTGGCTGCAGGGAAGCTGGAGGCAAGACCAGAGCACACAAGGCGTTGACTTTTAGAAGGAAGACTCTCTTCTTTGGGAGCCACTGAGGAGCACTGAGGGGCTGAGGGATCTGAGGGATTTGATTGGAGCTGGGGTCTGGGCAGTTTGTCGGCAGCTCAGGGCAGGAAGGACCACGGGAGAGTTGGAGGCAGAGCTCAGCTGGGAGCCCGTGCAGATGACCTAGCGATAGAGCTGAACTCAGAGCCAGAACACAGAGACCCAGCCTGCCGTTCGTGGCACCTTTAAAGGCCTGTTTATATGTCAAAGCGGATGGTCTTAGAAACCCAGGGAGGTTCCAAGAACATCACCATGGTCTATATATGTCAGTATATTCTAGGGGAAACCACTTGGGATTTGTTGCTCAACTGACTGGTTCCAGTCTGGCTCCTAGGACTGGACTGGAGGAtcttggatctggtgaccttGGATGCATCACTTCTCTTTCCAGAGCTTCTTTCCTCACTAATCTGTGTCAGGACCAATGTGAAGGGGGGTGCAGGTTGTTCGCTGGCTGAGTGGAGAGTGAGGTTTGAATCACGCCCATGCTCAGCTCCCTAGGCCCCACCGTCTGCCTCCTATCAGAGGGGGGACTTTTCCCAATTTGATAAAAGTGCCCCGTGTGCCAGTCATGGCCTGGCCTGCCTCCCAGGGTGTTCTGAGGATGCAGGGACTGGTGGACGTACTGGCTGTAAGCCTAGCACCGGGTTTGAGTGCAACACGTACacattccttctccttctttaatCCCTTGGAAACCTGTAAAtccacaaaaagaaaagatatttataaaagtGAGAGCCCCATTTCACAGCTGGAGACAATGAGGCCTTTCCTTCTAGGCTGGAGCCTGGACCAGAGCACAGGCCTCCTGATGCCACCTGGGGCCCGTCCTTCACCCCTCAGCCGTCTCCTGGGGGCCTGGAGCAGGGGCTCTGGTGgcagctttctctttttctgcagGAGCTGAGTCAAGTGCAGACCCACGTGTCTGACACCAATGTGGTCCTGTCCATGGACAACAATCGCAGCCTGGACCTGGACAGCATCATTGCTGAGGTCAAGGCCCAGTATGAGCTGATTGCCCAGAGGAGcagggctgaggctgaggcttGGTACCAGACCAAGGTGAGAAGAACCGCGGGTCAGGTGTGTGGGTGGGACGGACACAGCACATCCCCCGTGGTGAGAGGCCTGGGCCAGACGCACCCAGCCCACACGGGGGGCCTCTAGCTGTGAGGTGGGCCTGGGGCCGATAGTTACCCAGGAGGGCCTAGAACTGCCACTCACTGCCGCTTGTTTGGTCTCCAGTATGAAGAGCTGCAGGTGACAGCTGGGAAGCATGGGGACAACCTGCGGGACACTAAGAATGAGATTGCTGAGCTCACCCGCACTGTCCAGAGGCTGCAGGGCGAGGTGGATGCAGTTAAGAAGCAGGTGAGCCTTTGATTGGGAGCCTGGGGGTCAGACCTGGGTTGGCAGAGGTGGGGACTTTCTCACTGTCATACTGAGGGGTGAGAACTGCTCCTTTCCTGGTGGATGGGACACACTCAGAAGCTGGACTTTAAGACCAACACACCCCTTTCACAGGGtagaaaactgaggcctggagaaggATAgggcttgtccaaggtcacatagtgtATCACGGGGGGAGCAGGTGGGATGATCTCCAAAGAGATTGGTCCCATCTTCAGGAGGTCAGAGCAGGAGGCTGACGGTTCGAGTGGCCACGTCATAGGTGCTGATTCCATCTAGGATATGGCTAAAAAGCCTGGGCTTTCCCCCAGATCAGAGTGAAGCGTCTGGTTAATGATGAGCTTCTATTACTTATTTTATCTCTTGTGAGGCACTGCGCTGAGTTGTAGCGGGAGGGAGTAACATTAGACTTCAGTAAGGACTTCCCCGCAGCGCTGGCTCCGCCGTGTAGGGGTAGCTCTTCTCTGAGAGGACTATTTCTGCTTCCCATCTCGCTCAGTTGGCTGGGgtcgggagggggcggggagtggCGATGTCTGGGTCGGGGCAGAGAGATGGATGTGATGACCCTGGAGGGTGTTCCCAACACCTCTCATCCCTTGGGCAGTGCCAGCAACTGCAGACTGCCATCGCAGAAGCGGAGCAGCGTGGGGATATGGCCCTGAAGGACGCTCAGAAGAAGCTTGGGGACCTGGACATGGCCCTGCACCAGGCCAAGGAGGACCTGGCCCGGCTGCTGCGCGACTACCAGGCTCTCATGAACGTCAAGCTGGCCCTGGACGTGGAGATCGCCACCTACCGCAAGCTGCTGGAGAGCGAGGAGAGCAGGTGGgggcccctcctgccctgggaaGAGAGCTCCGAGCTGGGGGTAGGGAGataagggggcagcccgggagctgggctcctgcctcttccccccccaccccggagaCTTTCCACTTGTGCTCACTGCCTCTGCTGTGCGTGTCCTCAGTCGGCGCAACTATCAGTAGCCTTGCGGCGGTCGGCAGCCCTGCAGGACTGAGGCTGCTTCCACCAACCTTTGAcgctttgaaaaaataaatcatttctgtCCTCGGGAAGGCATGAGATGTAAAAAAAGTCACTTTAACCAGAAACAGGAGGCTTTGTTTTGGCATGAGCTGTGTTTGCTGTCACGACGCGCAGGAGGCGGAGGGGACGACAGGGCAGAATGGGGCCATTTGGCCTCCTATGGCTCTGCTTTCTCTGTAGCGCCTGCTGGAAGGGCCGTGAGGCCCAGGGCAGCCGCGTGCACATGTCTCTTGGTCTTGTCTTGCTGGCCTGGCTTGAGTGTTGGCCCACGGAGTTGATCCACCATGAAGGCAGAGAATGGGacgggggaaggagggagagggttTTTTCACCTGGGCTCTGGGAACCCCTGACCCTTCTCCTGGTCTTTCTGTTTCTGCAGGATGTCTGGAGAATGCCCCAGTGCAGTCAGCATTTGTGAGTACTTTGCCTCcttgccctgccccaggcccagccctgaTCCTCTGCTCAGTCCACTCAGTCTGTCCTCGGCCAGGAGCACATGTTCCCTCCACCTGAGCCCCTGGAGACAAGTTTGGGGGTTCCCAAAGAACGAGCTTCCTGCCCCACTTTCTCCATCAGTTTCCCATGGCTCCCTGCCTCCTTGTGTTCCCGTCCCTCCCTGGTTTCTGCAAGTCCCCCTCCCTCTTCCAGCCCTGCCTCACCCAGACCCTTTGCCTTGCAGCGGTGACCGGCAACTCCACTACTGTGTGCGGAGGCGGCGCGGCGGGCTTCGGGGGTGGCATGTCccttggcgggggtgggggtgctggcaaGGGCGGATTCGGCACCAGTGTGGGCTATGGCACCGTCAAGGGAGGGCCCGTCTCTGGGGGCACCTCCATCCTGCGGAAGACCACCACGGTCAAGACGTCAAGTCGGAGGTATTAGCTGCCCAGCCTTGCAACCTGGGGCCCCTGCAATTTTCTCCTTGTTGTACTCATCCCACCcctgctgccctccccacccacccccataaGAGAGGGAACAGCCCCAGGACCACAGGTCCAGTGTATTTGCATGTCAGACCCTGCAGGTGATCTGCATTTGGGGAAGGCTCAAATGTACCCACATTTTCTCCTTGCTTCTGCAACGTGATGGGAGGGGGGTTAAGGCCACCTCCTTGAGCAATGTATTTGAGTGACTTGGGGGTGACCTTTTGACCACTGGGAGGAGACTGGATTTCCCTTgattcctctgctcctctgctctgtactcagggcaggctgggggaggaaggagggaagttgGGAGTGGTCCCTGAAGGCCTTTCAACCTCTCTGGTCTCTCACTAGACCCGACCCCTCTCTGAATCTACCCGCCTGCCTCCCCTGTCTGTGCCTGTGATGTATCTCAATAAATGGCAACTGCAGCTAGCTGTCTGTGCCTCCCGTCTGTCCTGCCTGGGGGACTGAAATTGTCAACCACAGGCTCACGATGCTCCATGCTACTCACCACGCCAGAAGCACAGTGGCTGATACCATCACCCCTGTAGGCCTTGGTTCTTACTCTCCCTTACGGAGTTCACAGGAGAAGGCTTGAGGGGATATAGAAGTTGTTCAAGGCAGGACCCAGCCAGTGAGCAGCTGCCTATTACCAGTCCATCCCTTGATGCTACCGAGTCCTCTGCTAATTCTGTGGGGCAGGCAGCATGATTGTTCAGTGGAGAGATCTTGGGCTTCAGAACTGGGCAGACTTGGGTTTAGATCCCAGTTCTGCtgcttactgtgtgaccttgggcaagtcacttaacctctccgAGCCCCTTCGTAAAGCAAAATGTGATGAGGACATGTGTAAAGTCCCTGGCTAATGAAGGTCTTGATAGAAACCAGCTCCCTTTGCTTCCCTTCCCTCTAGCTCCTGGTTTCCCACCTCACCAAGGAGTCTGATGGCTTCTCTCTTAGTCCTCACATCTAGTTGTCAACAAGAATCTACATTTTCCCAAcaatagcaaaatatatatttttctcaagcacacatgggaTGTTTTCTAGGATAGGTTATATGTCAGGCCATAGAAAAAGTCTTAGCAAATCCAAGAAGATTGAAACTATATCAAGTATCTTCTCTGGTCTcaatagtatgaaactagaagtcagtaACAGGAGGAAACTGGGAAATTCATGaacacatggaaattaaacagcacTTTCCTCAACCACAAatggatcaaaaaagaaattaaaaaggaaataagaatctTGAgacaaatagaaatggaaaaataacgTGCTAAAACTTATGGGATGCCATAAAAGCAGTTCTCAGAGGGAATTTTATAGCTATAAACACATAtatcaagaaaatagaaagaccTCAAATAAACCACCTAACTTGACCCCTCAAGGaaccagaaaaacaacaacaaactaagCTCAAAtttagcagaaagaaggaaatgataaagattagagcagaaataaatgaaataaagaataggaaaacaatagaaaagattaaacGAAGAGTTGCTTCTTTGTAGAGAGAAACAAAATTGACAACTCTTAGCTAGACTCACCATGGAAAAGAAAAGCcccaaattaacaaaattttaaatgaaaaaggaggTGCAATCACTGATAacatagaaatgcaaaggatcataagagactccTTTGAACATCTAATGACAACAAGCTGATTTGAACATCTATATGACAACATCCTACGAGAAATGACTAtactcctagaaacatacaacctactaagactgaatcagaaagaaatagaaaatctgagcagaTCAATttctagtaaggagattgaatcagtcaTCCTTCCTGTAGAAAAggaaactacaggccaatattggctttttttttttttttttttacaaaagtagaAAGAACAATAGTAAA contains:
- the KRT79 gene encoding keratin, type II cytoskeletal 79, translated to MRSSVSRQTYSTRGGFSSNSASAGGGSRARSSFSSVTVSRSSGSGGGTRCGPGKGGFGSRSLYNLGGSKSISVSVAGGASSGRALGGFGFGSGAFAGLGAGRQVFGPACPPGGIQEVTVNQSLLTPLNVEIDPEIQRVRTQEREQIKTLNNKFASFIDKVRFLEQQNKVLETKWALLQEQGQNSGVTRNNLEPLFENYLGNLRRQLDNLQSDRGRLDSELRNVQDVLEDFKSKYEDEINKRTAAENEFVLLKKDVDAAYMSRMDLQGKASTLTEELDFLNHLYEMELSQVQTHVSDTNVVLSMDNNRSLDLDSIIAEVKAQYELIAQRSRAEAEAWYQTKYEELQVTAGKHGDNLRDTKNEIAELTRTVQRLQGEVDAVKKQCQQLQTAIAEAEQRGDMALKDAQKKLGDLDMALHQAKEDLARLLRDYQALMNVKLALDVEIATYRKLLESEESRMSGECPSAVSISVTGNSTTVCGGGAAGFGGGMSLGGGGGAGKGGFGTSVGYGTVKGGPVSGGTSILRKTTTVKTSSRRY